In Methylacidiphilum infernorum V4, a single window of DNA contains:
- a CDS encoding LysM peptidoglycan-binding domain-containing protein: protein MPFQFYLAVQGEGEEACGVLEQGEGIAFLTALGPGSCKRSRKRKRRKRKTRKKIFFSAFKITWGSYDESMPFIAFILILVFSSPLFVPRLHGEDSASSQPKSADSSPAKKPTELKYIVKKGDSLWKISRKYKVTVEALMAINELKDDRLKPGQELIIPPKGYRPPPKEPLASPSQEEKKEPAKAESSSPQNPQ from the coding sequence GTGCCGTTCCAGTTTTACCTTGCGGTGCAGGGAGAAGGAGAGGAGGCTTGCGGGGTCTTGGAACAAGGGGAAGGGATAGCTTTCTTGACGGCCCTTGGACCCGGGTCATGCAAGAGAAGCAGAAAAAGAAAAAGAAGAAAAAGAAAAACAAGGAAAAAAATCTTTTTTTCTGCTTTTAAAATAACCTGGGGAAGCTATGATGAAAGCATGCCCTTCATCGCCTTTATACTGATCTTGGTGTTTTCTTCCCCTCTTTTTGTTCCTCGGCTTCATGGAGAAGACAGCGCTTCTTCCCAGCCAAAGTCCGCGGATAGCTCCCCGGCCAAGAAGCCTACGGAACTCAAGTACATCGTCAAGAAAGGGGATAGCCTCTGGAAAATTTCCAGGAAATACAAGGTAACGGTGGAAGCCTTAATGGCCATAAACGAGTTAAAAGACGACCGTTTAAAGCCCGGCCAAGAATTGATCATCCCCCCCAAGGGCTACAGGCCTCCTCCAAAGGAACCCTTGGCTAGCCCTTCCCAAGAAGAGAAAAAAGAACCGGCCAAGGCTGAATCTTCTTCCCCGCAAAATCCCCAGTAG